GACTTGCCAGAACGGTTTTTACAGGGCAAAGCCTGTTTCAGTGAAACCATTCGTATTATGGGAAAGGTGGACGAACCGCGTTCGCTCAACATCCATGTGCAGGCTTCCACCATTACGGTATCGGGCTGTGTTGTACCCATCGCCGACCTTGAGCTGGCTTTTCTGTTGATGTTTGCTCGTGATTTGCAAATCAATGGCGATGAAGCCGGTTATGAATTGCCGGGAAAAAGCGGCAGTGCCGCTATTGGAAGACCTTATTTAAGAGCCTTATGTGAGATCAAGGGCATTGACTACACCAACGATTGGTCTGAGCTGGAGGGCAGGCTGATCGATCAGGATATCAATCCCAGAACACTCAAATCATTAACGAACGGTCTAATGAAAAGTTCATTTTACAGTCAGCGCCGCAATGAACTGATGCGGCTACTGAAAATTGAACTGGGTAAAAAACTGGCCGAGTGTTATTTACCTCAACCCGTTAATGGCAAAGGTGGAGAGCACCGCCTGCTGCTGAATGCGGGTGAAGTGTCCGTGACTGTCTGAAACATTAAATCCTTAAAACCACGAACAATAATCAGAATCTATGGAAAAACAACCTCTGAACAAACTGGAGGCACGCTTTCTACTCTCTACCCCTGCCTTTCTTGGGGGAGCAGAGAGTGACAGCTGTGCTGAAAAAATAAGACCGCCGTCGGTGAAAGGTGCATTACGCTTCTGGTGGCGGGCGTTGGCGTGGAGTCGTCTGTTTAATGGCGATGCCAATGAAACACTCAAACAGTTGCATCAGGAAGAAGGTGCGTTGTTTGGTTATGCGGCGGGAGGGGCAGACAATTCAGACAATAAAGGTGGTCAGGCGGCTTTTCGGTTGAGAATACACGATGACAAGAGTCAGCAGGGCAGAGAAAAACTGGATCGAATCGATTATTTGTTGGGTCAGGGGTTAGTAAAGCGAAATAAAACATTGAGCTATCTCGCTTCCGGAAAGAATTTTTCTGTGGCCTGTTACCCCCGACAAACAATGAGTGAACAGCAGCATAAAGAGCTGGAAGAAGCGTTGCTTTGTTTTGGATTGTTCGGAGGGTTGGGTGCTCGCTCAAGGAAGGGATTGGGCAGTGTTTCTGTCCAATCCATTACGGGTGGGCAGCATACAGCGCCTGAGAATGTTGAAGCCTATAAAACGCTGGTTAGACAGTTGTTGAAAGGGATGGATTCTGTCCGTACGCAACCGGTTTATTCGGCTTTTTCATCGTACAGCCGTGTTGATGTATCCGTCACAGGCCAGCAGCCGGAGTTGTTACTGGCACAGCTGAATGACCAGTTGCAACAATATCGGGGCTGGTTTACCAAAGAGAAAAACTTCGAAAAAGACCATGACTGGGCTTACAGGGTAGCGAATGGTAAGCAGCCTTCTGACTTGCCAGAAAGAACCGTGTTTGGCTTGCCTCATAATTATTATCTGAGCAAAGCCGGAGTGAAAGTGGATATCAATACCGAGAGCGGTCGTCGTGCAACGCCCTTGCTGTGCCATGTTCATCAGTTTCCCGATGGCCATGCTCTGTTAACACAAACTTTGTTGCAATCGGACTTTCTGCATAGCAGTCAAAAAGTGGGTGTGTCTTCCAAACGGGTAAAGGGCAACCTTGAAGCCGATGTGGACTGGTCGGTTATCCGCAATTTTATGAACCGCTTCCAGCACAAAGAGGTGATCTGTGGAGAGTAAATATTTTCATATCACTCTGGGGCCGGTTCAGGGTTTTGTGGCTCAGGCTCGTCGAACCCGTGACTTTTGGTCAGGGTCTTTTTTGCTGTCGTGGTTGTCTGGTGTTGCCATGCTGGCGGTTGAGCAACAGCGTGGTGAAATCAAGTTTCCGATTCCTGCTGACGGGTATCTTGAGTGGCTGAAAGGTGATGGTAAAAATGATCCGCCTCAACAAGGCTCCATTCCCAACCGTTTTAAAGCCATGAGTATGAAAGTACCGGCAGAATTTGATGCTGATTCTGTCGTACAGTCTATTCAGCAAGCCTGGCAGGCACTGGCTGAGCAGGTATGGCAGAAAGACCTGCAACCACTGGACATTGACCTGAC
Above is a window of Endozoicomonas montiporae CL-33 DNA encoding:
- the cmr1 gene encoding type III-B CRISPR module RAMP protein Cmr1 → MEKQPLNKLEARFLLSTPAFLGGAESDSCAEKIRPPSVKGALRFWWRALAWSRLFNGDANETLKQLHQEEGALFGYAAGGADNSDNKGGQAAFRLRIHDDKSQQGREKLDRIDYLLGQGLVKRNKTLSYLASGKNFSVACYPRQTMSEQQHKELEEALLCFGLFGGLGARSRKGLGSVSVQSITGGQHTAPENVEAYKTLVRQLLKGMDSVRTQPVYSAFSSYSRVDVSVTGQQPELLLAQLNDQLQQYRGWFTKEKNFEKDHDWAYRVANGKQPSDLPERTVFGLPHNYYLSKAGVKVDINTESGRRATPLLCHVHQFPDGHALLTQTLLQSDFLHSSQKVGVSSKRVKGNLEADVDWSVIRNFMNRFQHKEVICGE